The following DNA comes from Nocardioides panzhihuensis.
AGCGCGTCTTCGACAGCACCGGCGGTCTGCACGCCGCTGGGCTCTTCGACGCCGAGGGCAACATGCTCTGCGTACGCGAGGACGTCGGCCGCCACAACGCGGTCGACAAGGTCATCGGGCACGCGCTGCGCGAGGGCCTGGTGCCGCTGCGCAACAGCATGCTGATGGTCAGCGGCCGGGCCTCGTTCGAGCTCGTCCAGAAGGCCGTGATGGCCGGCATCCCGTTGCTCGCCGCCGTCTCGGCTCCCTCCTCGCTCGCCGTCGACCTCGCCGACGACAGCGGCCTGACCCTGGTCGGCTTCCTGCGGGGCTCCTCGATGAACATCTACGCCGGCACCGACCGCATCGAGGTGGTCCCCGTCGGCTGACCGCTCTGCGGGGACGAGGCTGGTCGGAAGTGAGGCTGGTCGGAAATGAGTACGTGAGCTCAAGCCGAGCCGGTGTCCGGTCGGCCAGACTGCTGCCATGCCCGAGACCGATGCCACCAGAACGCAGCCGCGCTTCCTCGCCCTGCTGCGTCACCACCTGCTCGCGCCCGCGAGCTCCTGCTTCCTGGGTGTCCTCAGCCTGGCCACGGTGCTCTGCTTCCACTTCCCGGAGCTGCTGACCACCCCTGAGTTCCGCGCCGTCTACACCGAGGACTTCGCGCGTACGCTGCTCCTGGTCGGGCTGGCCGCCGCCTTCTTCGCCGGCACGATCGCGGTGCTGCGCGACCAGCACAAACGGATGGCGTTCATCGGTGTCGGCACGGCGACCGCCGCGGTGCTGCTCGGCGGCACCGATGTCCCCTTCGACGGCCAGGTGAACGACACGCCGTTCGCGCTCGGTCTCGACTGGTTCGTGCTCGCGCTCTTCTTCTCCGCGCTGGTCTTCATCCCCCTCGAGCATGCCTTCGCCCGTCGGCCGGTGCCGGTCTTCCGACCCGGCTGGCGCACCGACGCGTGCTACTTCTTCATGAGCCATGTCCTGGTGCAGTTCATCCTGATCCTGGTCACGACCTCGACGTCGCTGGTCGTCTCGACCGTGAAGGTCCCGGGCGTGCAGGAATGGATCGGTCGTCTGCCGTTCGTGCTGGCCTTCGCGCTGGCGGTCTTCCTCGCCGATCTCGCCCAGGCGGTGCTGCACCGCTGCTATCACCGGATCATGGTGCTGTGGCGCTTCCACGCGGTGCACCACTCCAGCCCCGAGCTCGACTGGCTGGCCGGCTCCCGCGTGCACTTCGTCGAGACCGTGCTGACCCGCAGCATCGTGCTGCTCCCGCTGCTCTTCCTCGGCTTCTCGACCTCCGTCGTCAACGCGTACGCCGTGCTGGTCGGCATCCAGGCGGTCGTCGCCCACGCCAACATCGGCATCCGGTTCGGCTGGCTCGAGTACCTGATCGTCCTGCCCCGCTACCACCACTGGCACCACGCCCGGCACCTCGACTACTGGGACCGCAACTACGCCATCCACCTGCCGGTGATCGACATGCTGATGGGCTCCTTCAAGCTGCCCCGCGACGGCAGCTGGCCCGAGGAGTACGGGGTCCTCAAGCGTGAGACCGTCCCGGTCGGGATCGTCGCCCAGCACGTCGCCCCATTCCGTGGTCAGCGGACCTTCGACGAGTATGTCCGCTGACGCCTCCGGAAGGGGTCCGGGTAAAGCCGCTGTGGCAGGATTCTCGCCATGAAGCCTGCGGCTGTTCTCCTGGACATGGACGGCACTCTGGTCGACACCGAGCCCTACTGGATCGCGACGGAGTATGCGATCGCGGAGCGCTTCGGGGCGACCTGGTCCGAGGCGCAGGCGATGGAGCTGGTCGGCAACGCGCTGGTCGAGTCGGCGCGGCTGATCAAGGTGGGCATGGGCCTTCCCCATGAGCCGGAGGAGATCGTCGAGATGCTCCTCGACGGCGTGGTCGAGCGCGTCGAGCGCGAGGTCCCGTGGCGGCCCGGGGCGCGCGAGCTGCTCAGCGACCTGGTCGAGCAGGGCGTGCCGTGCGCGCTGGTGACGATGTCGTACGCCCGCTTCGTCGGTCCCATCCTCGAGCAGCTGCCCGAGGGCACCTTCAAGGTCATCGTCACCGGCGACATGGTGCGCAACGGCAAGCCCCATCCGGAGCCCTACCTCACCGCGGCCGCCGCCCTCGGGGTCGCGGCCGAGGACACCGTCGCGGTGGAGGACTCCAACACCGGCGCCCGCTCCGCCGAGGCCGCCGGCTGCACGGTCCTGGTCATCGAGAACCACGTCCCCGTCGCGCCCGGCGAGCGCCGGATCTTCCGCGACACGCTCGAGGGAATGACGTACGCCGACCTAGCTGCCCTCTGACCCTCGAGGTCATCTAGGGTGCCTTCCGTGGGCCACATCCAGATCACTCCGTCCATCCTCAACGCCGACTTCGCCGCCCTCGGGGCCGAGGTGGCCAGGATCCCCAGCGCCGACTGGATCCATGTGGACGTGATGGACAACCACTTCGTGCCCAACCTGACCTTCGGGCCGACGATGATCGAGGCGCTGGCGCGATCCACCTCGGTGCCGCTGGACGCTCACCTGATGATCGAGAACGCCGACCGCGAGGCACCGGCCTACGTCGAGGCCGGCTGCGGCTCGGTGACGTTCCACGTCGAGGCCACCAAGGCGCCGGTTCGGCTGGCTCGGGAGATCCGGGCGAAGGGCGCCCGCGCGTCGATGGCGCTCAAGCCGGCGACCCCGATCGAGCCCTACGAGGACATGCTGGCCGAGCTCGACATGGTGCTGCTGATGACCGTCGAGCCGGGCTTCGGCGGGCAGAAGTTCCTCGACCTGGTGCTGCCCAAGATCCGCCGGACCCGGGCGATGATGGACAAGGCCGGCGTCGAGACCTGGCTGCAGGTCGACGGCGGGGTATCGCTGGAGACGATCGATCGCTGCGCCGAGGCCGGAGCCGACGTCTTCGTGGCCGGCTCCGCCGTCTACTCGGCCGCCGACCCGGACGCGATGATCAGCTCGCTGCGCGAGAAGGCCGTCTCAGCCGTCGACGCCTGATCCGGGGTCGTGCCACGCATGTGGCACACTTGTGGGAGACGAGCTTGTGCTCGCGTGCTCTGGGGTCGGTGAAATTCCGAGCCGGCGGTGACTGAGTCTGACTCAGAAGTCCGCGACCCGATGACAGCCAGTCATCGGTTGACCAGGTGCCAGAAGGAAACTTCTCAGTCCTGGACCGACGGTTAAAGTCCGGATGGGAAGACGCACGCAGCCCGATTCGTCGCGACCACCCTGATTCCACAGGGCCCGGCGCGATGTCTCGGCCTGACCCCGGAGTCCGTGAGACGGACCAGAGGGGATCAGATGAAGAGCTTGGACCAGCGTGACCAGGAGTCGGCGGCGATGCGTCGCGCCCTGGAGCTGGCCGCTGCGATCGGCGCCCCGGGGCCGGCCACCTATCCGAACCCGCGGGTGGGCTGCGTACTCCTGAGCCCTGACGGGTCGACGGTCGCCGAGGGGTTCCATCGTGGCCCCGGCACCCCGCACGCCGAGGTCGACGCTCTTGCCAGGGCCGGAGACGCGGCGCGCGGTGCGACCGCTGTCGTGACGCTCGAGCCGTGCAACCACACCGGCCGCACCGGCCCGTGCGCGCAGGCGCTGATCGACGCCGGCGTCGCCCGCGTCGTCTACGCCCAGTCCGACCCCAACCCGGTCGCCGCGGGCGGCGCCGCGACGCTGAAGCAGGCCGGCATCGAGGTCGAGCAGGGCCTCTACGCGCCAGAGTCCCGTGCGCTCAACCTGGTCTGGACGCGGGCAGCGGAGCTGCAGCGTCCCTACGTCACCTGGAAGTTCGCGACCACGCTCGACGGCCGCAGCGCCGCAGCCGACGGCACCTCGCGCTGGGTCTCCTCGCGCGCCGCGCGGCTCGACACCCACAGGCTTCGGGCGCTGAGCGACACGATGCTGGTCGGGACGAACACGGTCGCGGTCGACGACCCCGCACTGACGGTCCGTGACGCGGGGGACCGGCCGCTCGGCGTACAGCCGCTGCGGGTCGTCATGGGGGAGCGCGACCTTCCCGAGGACCGCCGGATCTTCGACGACCAGGCGCCGTCGCTGCATCTGCGCACCCGCGACCCGCGCTCGGCGCTGGCCACGCTGTGGCAGCGCGAGCGCCGCCATGTCTTCCTCGAGGGCGGGCCGACCCTGGCCGCGGCGTTCCTGGAGGCGGGACTGGTCGACGAGATCGTCGTCTACGTCGCCCCGTTCCTGCTCGGCGCCGGCCGCTCGGCGGTCGCCGACCTCGGGATCACCACCATCTCGGACGCCTACCGGCCGCGAGTGCGCTCGGTCGACGTCCTCGCTCCCGCTGCCGAAGGCGAGGAGCCCAACGTGCGCTTCATCTTGGAACCGCACAGCTTGTTGGAACCACAGAAAGGGGAGCAGTGATGTTCACCGGGATTGTTGAGGAGCTCGGCACCGTCGCCGGGATCGAGGACCAGGGCGACGCCGTACGCCTCACCATCACGGCCGAGACGGTGCTGTCGGACGCCGAGCTGGGTGCCTCCATCGCGGTGAACGGCTGCTGCCTGACCGTCGCGACGCTCGGAGAGAAGGAGTGGACCGCCGACGTGATGCTGGAGACGCTCAAGCGCACCAGTCTGCACGCGATCGAGGTCGGTGACCAGGTCAACCTCGAGCGAGCCGTCACCCCGTCCACCCGGCTCGGCGGCCACATCGTCCAGGGCCACGTCGACGGCGTCGGACGCGTCGTCTCCCGCGAGCCCAGCGAGCACTGGGAGGTCGTCACCATCTCCATCGATCCGGAGCTCGCGCGCTATGTCGTCGAGAAGGGCTCGATCGCGGTGGACGGGATCAGCCTCACGGTCGTGTCCGTGACCGAGGACGCGTTCACGGTCAGCCTCATCCCCGAGACCCTGGCGCGTACGTCGCTCGGGTTCCGGGCCGTCGGCGACGAGGTCAACCTCGAGACCGACATCATCGCCAAGCACGTCGAGAAGCTTCTGGGAGGGGTGCGGTCATGACGCAGGAAGAACAGTACGCAGGGGTCCGGCTGGATCCGGTCGAGAACGCGATCGCCGACCTGGCGGCCGGGAAGCCGGTCGTGGTCGTCGACGACGAGGA
Coding sequences within:
- a CDS encoding sterol desaturase family protein, which encodes MPETDATRTQPRFLALLRHHLLAPASSCFLGVLSLATVLCFHFPELLTTPEFRAVYTEDFARTLLLVGLAAAFFAGTIAVLRDQHKRMAFIGVGTATAAVLLGGTDVPFDGQVNDTPFALGLDWFVLALFFSALVFIPLEHAFARRPVPVFRPGWRTDACYFFMSHVLVQFILILVTTSTSLVVSTVKVPGVQEWIGRLPFVLAFALAVFLADLAQAVLHRCYHRIMVLWRFHAVHHSSPELDWLAGSRVHFVETVLTRSIVLLPLLFLGFSTSVVNAYAVLVGIQAVVAHANIGIRFGWLEYLIVLPRYHHWHHARHLDYWDRNYAIHLPVIDMLMGSFKLPRDGSWPEEYGVLKRETVPVGIVAQHVAPFRGQRTFDEYVR
- a CDS encoding HAD family hydrolase, which encodes MKPAAVLLDMDGTLVDTEPYWIATEYAIAERFGATWSEAQAMELVGNALVESARLIKVGMGLPHEPEEIVEMLLDGVVERVEREVPWRPGARELLSDLVEQGVPCALVTMSYARFVGPILEQLPEGTFKVIVTGDMVRNGKPHPEPYLTAAAALGVAAEDTVAVEDSNTGARSAEAAGCTVLVIENHVPVAPGERRIFRDTLEGMTYADLAAL
- the rpe gene encoding ribulose-phosphate 3-epimerase, producing MGHIQITPSILNADFAALGAEVARIPSADWIHVDVMDNHFVPNLTFGPTMIEALARSTSVPLDAHLMIENADREAPAYVEAGCGSVTFHVEATKAPVRLAREIRAKGARASMALKPATPIEPYEDMLAELDMVLLMTVEPGFGGQKFLDLVLPKIRRTRAMMDKAGVETWLQVDGGVSLETIDRCAEAGADVFVAGSAVYSAADPDAMISSLREKAVSAVDA
- the ribD gene encoding bifunctional diaminohydroxyphosphoribosylaminopyrimidine deaminase/5-amino-6-(5-phosphoribosylamino)uracil reductase RibD, whose protein sequence is MDQRDQESAAMRRALELAAAIGAPGPATYPNPRVGCVLLSPDGSTVAEGFHRGPGTPHAEVDALARAGDAARGATAVVTLEPCNHTGRTGPCAQALIDAGVARVVYAQSDPNPVAAGGAATLKQAGIEVEQGLYAPESRALNLVWTRAAELQRPYVTWKFATTLDGRSAAADGTSRWVSSRAARLDTHRLRALSDTMLVGTNTVAVDDPALTVRDAGDRPLGVQPLRVVMGERDLPEDRRIFDDQAPSLHLRTRDPRSALATLWQRERRHVFLEGGPTLAAAFLEAGLVDEIVVYVAPFLLGAGRSAVADLGITTISDAYRPRVRSVDVLAPAAEGEEPNVRFILEPHSLLEPQKGEQ
- a CDS encoding riboflavin synthase codes for the protein MFTGIVEELGTVAGIEDQGDAVRLTITAETVLSDAELGASIAVNGCCLTVATLGEKEWTADVMLETLKRTSLHAIEVGDQVNLERAVTPSTRLGGHIVQGHVDGVGRVVSREPSEHWEVVTISIDPELARYVVEKGSIAVDGISLTVVSVTEDAFTVSLIPETLARTSLGFRAVGDEVNLETDIIAKHVEKLLGGVRS